The Juglans microcarpa x Juglans regia isolate MS1-56 chromosome 2D, Jm3101_v1.0, whole genome shotgun sequence DNA window AAACAGAGTAATGGAGTCATTCCTTTCATATAATCCACAATTTCCTTTTCATCGCTGTAAGCATACCCCCAGACAGAACGGCAGCAAAAAAGAGTTGTGCCCACAGTGACTATCTCTATGGCTCCAAGAAACATCGCAGCACTGACAGATAATCGTGCTACTTGTGGATTCCCAGCTCCTAGTTCATTTGAAACCCGAGTGCTGCAAAATGTCCATTGCATTCATTTTCAATAGTTTAATGCAAACATGTGAGGTTTATGAACTAGTAGGCAGTCTCAGATTAAACCTTGCAGCAGCACCAACAGCATATGGAACGTAGTAGTGCAGTGTCATTATCGAAAGGCTGCTCAAATTGGCTACGAAAAATTAGAATCCATGAATTGATAATTCTGTATTCATTTAGCATAGGGCTAATTAAGGAACCATACCATATAGAAAGAACAGAGGTTTCAATTGTCGGATTTGGAAAAAGCCCAGAAAGCAGTACAAGCAGTTCACATGACCACCATTCAAGACTAGTAGTTtattggcaaaaaaaaaaaaaaagccttatCGGTAAgtactttgaaaaataaaatggagaggAAAATCAAAGAAGTCTAGTTAAAACGTAGAAAGGAGATGTTACCAAGCCATCACAGCAGAGGGGATAGCAAAGCGAAAGAACTCCCTAACGCTTCGGAAAACATCCTTCGAAAACGAGATGCGGGTTTTCTCACAAGCTGAAGAATACCTTATGTATAATCCAAGCATGGTTGCATTGAACCAATACGATAAACCATTAGCTAAAGCTGCTCCAATAATTCCCAGTTTAAAGTTAAAAGTCAAAGCCCAACAAAGAGGAACATGGAAGCATATCGTTGCGCAAGAGGTAAAGAGCATTGGAATGATCAAGCCTTGAGATTGGAAGTAGCGAACCAACGATTGGAGAACGGCAAAGCCGAATAGTGCCGGAGTGAGAAAAATTGAGTATTTTCCAGCTTCAAGTGAGATTGAAGGGTCTTGGCCAAGCAGTGCCAACACTTTGTCGACAAATATCCAGAGTAGAGATACCGGCAGACAAACCAATGTAAGACAAAGTATTGCACAGTAAGTATATATCCCGAGTTGCTGGTACTGCTCTGCCCCATAAGCTTGCCCACATAGAGTTTCCAAAGCACCAGACATTCCAAACTGCTTGGCATTCAAATTTGGTCAATTCGTCTATTAAGCTTCAGTTAGGAAGTAAAAAGCACGTACTCAATCAAAGTTGAGGGGGGTTGAGACGGACTTATAACAAGGGCAAGCCATATTAACTTCTTAGCATTCAATTAAGAGGCTTGCATGGtcatttcaaatattgtttGCATCAAGCTCATAAAAAACATTAGCTTAGTTAGATCTCGGCTCATGTTAATCTGGCCAAGATCAAGCTTCGAGTTGGGGCCAACCGTTACAAGAATTATGGGGAAGAAGATGGAAAAGAGACGGTCAAGATAATATACGTAATTgcttaaattatgaaattatcatTGCAGGAACAACCGTTACTACAACAACTCAATCCTTTAAGCTTAGATATTTTCAAATTGTCTC harbors:
- the LOC121248800 gene encoding protein DETOXIFICATION 14-like, yielding MEEAPLSPAREERVWKPTIGRGAFAEELKRLSFLAAPMVVVTVSQYLLQVVSLMMVGHLGELSLSGVAIAVSFTNVTGFSLLFGMSGALETLCGQAYGAEQYQQLGIYTYCAILCLTLVCLPVSLLWIFVDKVLALLGQDPSISLEAGKYSIFLTPALFGFAVLQSLVRYFQSQGLIIPMLFTSCATICFHVPLCWALTFNFKLGIIGAALANGLSYWFNATMLGLYIRYSSACEKTRISFSKDVFRSVREFFRFAIPSAVMACLEWWSCELLVLLSGLFPNPTIETSVLSICLSIMTLHYYVPYAVGAAASTRVSNELGAGNPQVARLSVSAAMFLGAIEIVTVGTTLFCCRSVWGYAYSDEKEIVDYMKGMTPLLCLSVIMDTSQTLLSGVARGSGLQHIGAFVNLGAYYLVGIPGAVVLGFVLHLRGKGLWIGILAGSTVQAVMLALVTTFTNWQKQATKARVRIFQGTIPAETRLV